From a region of the Methanoculleus receptaculi genome:
- a CDS encoding type II toxin-antitoxin system HicB family antitoxin, whose product MKYAMILEYISAALERANYEIIEDAEPYYGEIPELPGVFATGRTLEECRRNLAGVIDEWLIIRLRRGLPIPPVAGRTVGEIVRVDTGAGA is encoded by the coding sequence TTGAAGTATGCAATGATCCTGGAGTATATCAGCGCGGCACTCGAACGCGCCAACTACGAGATCATCGAGGACGCCGAACCGTATTACGGAGAGATCCCGGAACTTCCCGGGGTTTTTGCAACCGGCAGGACGCTGGAAGAGTGCAGGAGAAACCTTGCCGGCGTCATCGACGAATGGTTGATCATACGGCTCCGGCGCGGCCTCCCGATACCTCCGGTCGCCGGCCGCACTGTGGGAGAGATCGTCAGGGTGGATACGGGTGCCGGAGCATAG
- a CDS encoding thymidylate synthase → MRIIRAPTLARAHELAVRTVLEKGWVLETENGEATVECEELALEVESPERPPMASPASRFQQRFLDAYAENLLHGSEAQFEYDYHRRLFDWGEGLTVDGRDVHIDQIDYIVRKLTAAKNSRRAIAVTWNPAVDENLDDCPCLQIVQCLIRDGKLQMKAVFRSNDILSAAGANIYALVHLQKSIAGRLGIPCGRYTHIALVPHIYYLRDINDIEPFCRSGTEIRPIAAVCRACGRCPRSAAG, encoded by the coding sequence ATGCGGATCATTCGCGCCCCCACTCTCGCACGCGCCCACGAACTGGCGGTCAGGACCGTCCTCGAGAAGGGATGGGTGCTGGAGACCGAGAACGGCGAGGCCACGGTCGAGTGCGAGGAACTTGCGCTCGAGGTGGAGTCCCCGGAGAGGCCGCCGATGGCAAGCCCGGCCTCCCGGTTCCAGCAGCGGTTCCTGGACGCCTACGCCGAGAACCTCCTCCACGGCTCCGAGGCGCAGTTCGAGTACGACTACCACCGGCGGCTCTTCGACTGGGGGGAGGGGCTGACGGTGGACGGCAGGGACGTTCACATCGACCAGATCGATTACATCGTCCGTAAACTCACCGCCGCAAAGAACTCCCGGCGGGCCATCGCCGTCACCTGGAACCCGGCCGTCGACGAGAACCTGGACGACTGCCCCTGCCTCCAGATCGTCCAGTGCCTCATCCGGGACGGCAAACTCCAGATGAAGGCCGTCTTCCGGAGCAACGATATCCTCTCCGCCGCCGGCGCGAACATCTACGCTCTCGTCCACCTCCAGAAGAGTATCGCCGGGAGGCTCGGCATCCCCTGCGGCCGCTACACCCACATCGCGCTTGTCCCCCACATATACTACCTGCGGGATATAAACGACATCGAGCCGTTCTGCAGATCCGGAACCGAGATCCGGCCCATCGCCGCGGTCTGCCGGGCCTGCGGGAGATGCCCGCGGTCAGCCGCGGGATGA
- a CDS encoding TIM barrel protein, translated as MSACKPGCTLRLNDDEALGLLRALYEEGTIQFIQVQAIPLPRRSFREHLDRIAAAGIPAVIHAPHHSHGVNPCAPAARDNRPLDVIEAHIEEAMNQTLEAADTLGAETIVLHAGRYEPGGRAAAEETFAAFLDRHNDPRLTLENLPAVHAGYPFLGNTAGELAELAGTKITRFCLDFPHLACTTNYRQISFMEELARFEALNVTLHHLSNVRRGSITDEHLELDHPEGGLDLEAVFSRLRRHPEIPTVLEYKRDPAVYLSQVRVFAGLWEERRAGE; from the coding sequence TTGTCTGCCTGCAAACCGGGCTGCACGCTGCGGCTCAACGACGACGAGGCGCTTGGACTGCTCAGGGCTCTTTACGAGGAGGGGACAATCCAGTTCATCCAGGTTCAGGCCATCCCCCTCCCCCGGCGGTCGTTTCGTGAGCACCTCGACCGGATCGCCGCAGCCGGCATCCCGGCCGTCATCCACGCACCCCACCACAGCCACGGCGTCAACCCCTGCGCCCCCGCCGCCCGGGACAACCGTCCGCTCGACGTGATCGAGGCTCATATAGAGGAGGCCATGAACCAGACCCTTGAAGCCGCCGACACCCTGGGTGCGGAGACGATCGTCCTCCACGCCGGCCGGTATGAACCCGGAGGCCGCGCCGCCGCAGAAGAGACCTTTGCCGCGTTCCTGGACCGCCACAACGACCCCCGCCTCACCCTTGAGAACCTCCCGGCCGTCCATGCCGGCTACCCCTTCCTCGGGAACACCGCCGGAGAACTCGCGGAGCTTGCAGGCACGAAGATCACCCGGTTCTGCCTGGACTTCCCTCACCTTGCCTGCACCACAAACTACCGCCAGATCTCCTTCATGGAGGAGTTAGCCCGGTTTGAAGCCCTTAACGTGACCCTCCACCACCTCTCGAACGTTAGAAGGGGCTCGATCACCGACGAGCACCTCGAGCTTGACCACCCCGAGGGCGGGCTTGACCTTGAAGCGGTCTTCTCCCGGCTCCGGCGGCACCCCGAGATCCCGACGGTGCTCGAGTACAAGCGCGACCCGGCGGTCTACCTCAGCCAGGTGCGGGTCTTTGCCGGGCTCTGGGAAGAGCGCCGTGCCGGGGAGTGA
- a CDS encoding uroporphyrinogen-III synthase, with protein MKIAITRLENKAAGDRALCAAYGHDCYTVSPLRAELREERIDAFIEAVHRGEFDCLFFASALPAALIAPRLERWPRVIAIGPKTAEVLRGSGIDAEVLPSFYSRAFAPYLGDWLRGRTVGIPRADLPNPELIEAIIAAGGRVREERVYALVPTGTELEVEDADALLFTSAMSYREARWQPRDGLLLIAIGTTTADAMRAGGHPPAVVGDGSLAGTLEALNRCVEGR; from the coding sequence ATGAAGATCGCCATCACCCGGCTCGAGAACAAGGCCGCGGGCGACCGCGCCCTCTGCGCCGCATACGGTCACGACTGCTACACCGTCTCCCCGTTGCGGGCTGAGTTGCGCGAGGAGAGGATCGATGCCTTCATCGAGGCCGTCCACCGCGGCGAGTTTGACTGCCTCTTCTTCGCAAGCGCCCTCCCCGCCGCACTGATCGCGCCGAGACTGGAACGGTGGCCCAGGGTGATCGCGATCGGCCCAAAGACCGCCGAGGTCCTCCGCGGCTCCGGGATAGATGCAGAGGTTCTCCCCTCGTTCTACTCCCGGGCGTTTGCCCCCTACCTGGGCGACTGGCTCCGGGGCCGGACGGTCGGGATCCCGCGGGCCGATCTCCCGAACCCGGAGCTCATTGAGGCGATCATCGCCGCCGGCGGAAGGGTTCGGGAGGAGCGGGTCTACGCCCTCGTCCCCACGGGAACCGAACTCGAGGTTGAGGATGCTGACGCTCTCCTCTTTACAAGCGCCATGTCTTATCGGGAGGCGCGGTGGCAGCCCCGTGACGGCCTTCTCCTCATCGCCATCGGCACGACCACCGCGGATGCGATGCGGGCAGGCGGACACCCTCCGGCGGTTGTCGGGGACGGGTCGCTCGCAGGGACGCTTGAAGCCCTGAACCGCTGCGTCGAAGGGCGGTGA
- a CDS encoding DUF1614 domain-containing protein, with translation MDRVVFNPFSPLLIIIFLGLIGLFIFAVLIFPLIFVTAVGATFTRLGFSWQQALLILFLTLAGSFINIPIKTLESRPVAPEYERYIPIYGRLYRISRPVQRTVLAVNVGGALIPVVISLYLLYKSIQIAGGFEILWLALLGVAIVTVVTKLVARPVPGLGIATPFFIPPLAALLAALILPLLAGGAPGAPVIIAYVSGTLGTLIGADLMNLNHIAELGAPMASIGGAGTFDGIFLSGIIAALLA, from the coding sequence ATGGATCGGGTCGTATTCAACCCCTTCTCGCCGCTGCTGATCATAATATTCCTCGGGCTGATCGGGCTCTTCATATTTGCAGTTCTCATCTTCCCGCTAATCTTCGTGACGGCGGTCGGGGCGACGTTCACGCGGCTCGGGTTCTCCTGGCAGCAGGCGCTCCTCATCCTCTTCCTGACGCTTGCGGGGAGTTTCATCAACATACCGATAAAGACGCTCGAGAGCCGGCCGGTCGCACCGGAGTACGAGCGCTACATACCGATCTACGGCCGGCTCTACCGCATCTCGCGGCCGGTGCAGCGGACGGTCCTTGCGGTGAACGTCGGCGGCGCCCTGATCCCGGTCGTGATATCGCTCTACCTGCTCTATAAGTCGATCCAGATCGCCGGCGGGTTCGAGATCCTCTGGCTTGCTCTCCTCGGGGTCGCGATCGTGACCGTCGTGACAAAACTCGTCGCCCGCCCGGTGCCGGGGCTCGGGATCGCGACGCCGTTCTTCATCCCGCCGCTCGCGGCGCTGCTTGCGGCGCTGATCCTCCCGCTCCTCGCGGGGGGCGCGCCGGGTGCGCCGGTGATAATCGCCTACGTGAGCGGGACGCTCGGCACCCTTATCGGGGCGGACCTTATGAATCTCAATCATATAGCGGAACTGGGGGCACCGATGGCAAGCATCGGGGGTGCGGGGACGTTTGATGGGATATTTCTCTCCGGGATCATCGCGGCGCTGCTGGCGTGA
- a CDS encoding type II toxin-antitoxin system HicA family toxin, with protein MKNLQALGFEGPCRGGRHPFMVKGDLVLTIPNPHRPEICVDLLVRILRQAGISREEWNRLAR; from the coding sequence GTGAAGAATCTCCAGGCCCTGGGATTTGAGGGGCCGTGCCGGGGAGGCAGACACCCATTCATGGTAAAAGGGGATCTCGTTCTGACCATCCCAAATCCACATAGGCCAGAGATCTGCGTCGACCTGCTCGTGCGTATCCTCCGGCAGGCAGGCATTTCCCGTGAAGAATGGAATCGGCTCGCCAGGTAG
- a CDS encoding fibrillarin-like rRNA/tRNA 2'-O-methyltransferase, with protein sequence MIWIGNVLVSPGEAGVYGERTLDGYRVWDPYRSKLAALYALGGGVELESWMRVLYLGAANGTTVSHVADYVETVYAVEFAPRPMQDLLEVARRRKKIVPIMADASRPEDYAPLMESVDLVYQDVAQPNQVEIAERNLVFLKPGGWFILMLKTRSVDVRRDPAGVLEETLAALERRIEVAEARWLEPYHHDHAAIVCSRP encoded by the coding sequence ATGATCTGGATCGGGAACGTCCTGGTCTCGCCCGGCGAGGCCGGGGTGTATGGTGAGCGGACGCTCGATGGCTACAGGGTCTGGGATCCCTACCGGAGCAAACTTGCAGCGCTCTACGCTCTCGGCGGCGGGGTTGAACTCGAATCCTGGATGCGGGTGCTCTACCTTGGGGCGGCAAACGGGACCACCGTCTCCCACGTCGCCGACTACGTCGAGACGGTCTACGCCGTGGAGTTTGCACCCCGGCCGATGCAGGACCTCCTGGAGGTTGCCCGCCGCCGGAAGAAGATAGTGCCGATAATGGCTGATGCGAGCCGGCCGGAGGACTACGCGCCGTTGATGGAGTCGGTCGACCTGGTCTACCAGGACGTGGCGCAGCCGAACCAGGTCGAGATAGCGGAACGGAACCTGGTATTCTTAAAACCGGGGGGGTGGTTCATCCTGATGCTGAAGACACGGAGCGTGGATGTTCGAAGGGACCCGGCCGGGGTGCTCGAGGAGACCCTGGCCGCGCTCGAGCGCCGCATTGAGGTTGCGGAGGCCCGCTGGCTAGAGCCCTACCACCACGACCACGCCGCGATCGTCTGTTCCAGGCCGTAG
- a CDS encoding tripartite tricarboxylate transporter permease produces the protein MLSGILLGTVLGILCGAVSGLIPGIHANTVAGLLLSLQALLLAWFEPVVIASAMFATLVTHTFLDNVPATFLGIPDAETSLAVLPAHALCLDGRGEEAVRISALGSAAGVALSLPLALGFVLVLPALQPAIDWGIGLIILAVGGYLVVVSESPGWAFAVFAVSGILGVFALGCSYLAWPAGGESGVLMPLLSGLFGVSVLLGGSQGKMPEQRFQGLDIPAGALRRGSILGSAAGALVGWLPGLSSATANTLLTSVVGYDSNPREYILATSAANTVNAFLGLAAFYAISRTRNGVMAAISALEDMPPATAILLAGALAAVGAYLLTILFSRAAGLFSGVNVRALNRAVIIFIVMLSFVLCGPFGILVLLLATAVGCVPALVNIRRVYCMGAIMLPVMVYSFGLA, from the coding sequence GTGCTCTCCGGAATCCTGCTCGGAACAGTCCTTGGCATACTCTGCGGCGCCGTGAGCGGTCTCATCCCCGGCATCCATGCAAACACGGTGGCAGGCCTCCTCCTCTCGCTCCAGGCGCTCCTGCTTGCCTGGTTCGAGCCCGTGGTCATCGCCTCCGCCATGTTTGCCACGCTCGTCACGCATACTTTCCTCGACAACGTCCCCGCCACGTTCCTCGGTATCCCGGATGCCGAGACGTCGCTTGCCGTCCTCCCGGCCCATGCACTCTGTCTCGATGGGCGGGGGGAGGAGGCCGTGAGGATATCCGCCCTGGGTAGCGCTGCGGGGGTCGCTCTCTCCCTTCCGCTGGCGCTGGGGTTTGTCCTCGTCCTTCCCGCGCTCCAGCCGGCGATCGACTGGGGGATCGGGCTCATCATACTGGCGGTGGGGGGCTACCTCGTCGTGGTCTCGGAGTCGCCGGGCTGGGCGTTCGCGGTCTTTGCGGTCTCGGGGATCCTGGGGGTCTTTGCACTGGGCTGCTCCTACCTGGCCTGGCCGGCGGGCGGTGAGTCGGGGGTGCTGATGCCCCTCCTCTCGGGCCTCTTCGGGGTATCCGTCCTCCTCGGAGGGTCGCAGGGGAAGATGCCGGAGCAGCGGTTCCAGGGGCTTGACATTCCAGCCGGTGCTCTACGCCGCGGGTCTATACTTGGTTCGGCCGCCGGCGCTCTCGTCGGCTGGCTTCCGGGGCTCTCGAGCGCCACCGCAAACACCCTCCTGACCTCGGTCGTCGGCTACGACTCGAACCCGCGGGAGTACATCCTGGCAACGAGCGCTGCAAACACCGTGAACGCTTTTCTCGGGCTTGCGGCGTTCTACGCCATATCCCGGACACGGAACGGGGTTATGGCGGCTATCTCGGCGCTTGAGGATATGCCGCCGGCAACCGCCATCCTCCTTGCGGGGGCGCTCGCCGCGGTTGGAGCATACCTCCTGACGATCCTCTTCTCGCGTGCCGCCGGACTCTTCTCCGGGGTGAACGTCAGGGCGCTGAACCGCGCTGTCATCATCTTCATCGTCATGCTCTCGTTCGTCCTCTGCGGGCCGTTCGGGATCCTTGTCCTCCTGCTGGCGACAGCGGTCGGCTGCGTCCCGGCGCTTGTCAACATCCGCCGGGTCTACTGCATGGGTGCGATAATGCTCCCTGTGATGGTCTACTCCTTCGGTCTGGCGTGA
- a CDS encoding NOP5/NOP56 family protein produces MLQRYWFGDIDEDGCCRAAGTEPAALAERVSSLRTDMESYTPINWEVARDCGVVRTREGYVALLRSVCMILARQKIARSYQERDVALLQMVRMLDEIDNVINLLSERAAEWYQVTDPSFSRKYRSLPAKKMLDMIRRGADGGLAGVAAEIERLTEVRRRLMREVSAMADEVMPNVSALIGGLVAARLLSRAGGLAELARMPGSTIQVLGSEQALFSHLRGGSPPPKHGIIFQHRRVHNAPKEVRGRVARVLAAKLAIAARLDHYRGEAVPSFIEEAQARIDEAGRRA; encoded by the coding sequence ATGCTGCAGCGCTACTGGTTCGGGGATATCGATGAGGATGGGTGCTGCCGGGCTGCAGGCACCGAACCGGCCGCACTCGCCGAGCGGGTCTCCAGCCTCCGCACCGATATGGAGTCGTATACCCCGATCAACTGGGAGGTCGCCAGGGACTGCGGGGTTGTCCGGACGCGGGAGGGGTATGTTGCCCTGCTGCGTTCGGTCTGCATGATTCTTGCCCGGCAGAAGATCGCCCGGTCATACCAGGAGCGGGATGTCGCCCTCCTCCAGATGGTGCGGATGCTCGACGAGATCGATAATGTCATCAACCTCCTCTCGGAGCGTGCCGCTGAGTGGTACCAGGTCACCGACCCGTCGTTCTCCCGGAAGTACCGCTCCCTCCCGGCAAAGAAGATGCTTGATATGATCCGGAGAGGGGCAGACGGGGGGCTCGCGGGGGTTGCAGCCGAGATCGAGCGGCTCACGGAGGTGAGAAGACGGCTGATGCGGGAGGTCTCCGCAATGGCCGATGAGGTGATGCCGAATGTGAGCGCCCTCATCGGCGGGCTGGTCGCGGCCCGTCTCCTCTCCCGGGCAGGGGGGCTTGCTGAACTTGCCAGGATGCCGGGAAGCACCATACAGGTGCTCGGCTCGGAGCAGGCGCTGTTTTCGCACCTTCGAGGCGGGTCGCCGCCGCCAAAACACGGTATAATCTTTCAGCACCGCAGGGTCCACAACGCCCCAAAAGAGGTGAGGGGTCGGGTGGCCCGGGTGCTTGCGGCGAAACTTGCCATCGCGGCCAGGCTCGACCACTACCGGGGTGAGGCGGTGCCATCGTTCATCGAGGAGGCCCAGGCCCGGATCGACGAGGCAGGGAGGAGGGCATGA